One Myxococcaceae bacterium JPH2 genomic window carries:
- a CDS encoding dicarboxylate/amino acid:cation symporter: MKPHQKMLLGMSIGAVTGLSARALAGKAAPWLDWCITNLTQPVGQIFISLLLMLVVPLLFAALVMGVAELDVKQVGRLGARTLGYTVVFSVISVLIGLVLVNTLKPGVGLSDEARALAHGGVPVSAAPALESTSPAAILVSMVPKNPIKAAADGDMIGLIVFSLLFGIGLALTPGEPAVRLRETIQGLYDVMMRLIDMVLRLAPVGVGALMFSMTARLGFDILRQLASYVGVVLLALGLHMFVVYSLSVRFLGGRNPIQFFRDCRLAIITAFSTSSSSATLPTALKVAEENLKLPRNVSRFVLTAGSAMNQNGTALFEGVTVLFLAQVYGVPLSLQQQAIIMFICVMAGIGTAGVPAGSIPVIAMILGMFKIPVEGLGLILGVDRFLDMCRTVLNVTGDLAAAVYVARAEPAAPSDAEGASEPTSP, translated from the coding sequence ATGAAGCCGCACCAGAAGATGCTCCTCGGCATGTCCATCGGCGCGGTGACGGGCCTCTCCGCTCGCGCGCTGGCGGGCAAGGCCGCTCCCTGGCTGGACTGGTGCATCACCAACCTCACCCAGCCGGTGGGGCAGATCTTCATCAGCCTGCTGCTCATGTTGGTGGTGCCGCTGCTCTTCGCCGCGCTGGTGATGGGGGTGGCGGAGTTGGACGTGAAGCAGGTGGGCCGGCTGGGGGCGCGCACGCTCGGCTATACCGTCGTCTTCTCCGTCATCTCGGTGCTCATCGGGCTGGTGCTCGTCAACACGCTCAAGCCGGGCGTGGGCTTGAGCGACGAGGCGAGGGCCCTGGCCCACGGCGGCGTTCCGGTGAGCGCGGCGCCGGCCCTGGAGAGCACGTCGCCGGCGGCCATCCTGGTGTCGATGGTTCCGAAGAACCCCATCAAGGCCGCGGCGGACGGCGACATGATTGGCCTCATCGTCTTCTCGCTGCTCTTCGGCATCGGGTTGGCGCTGACGCCCGGCGAGCCGGCGGTGCGCCTGCGAGAGACCATCCAGGGCCTCTATGACGTGATGATGCGGCTCATCGACATGGTGCTGCGACTGGCGCCGGTGGGCGTGGGCGCGCTCATGTTCTCCATGACGGCGCGCCTGGGCTTCGACATCCTCCGGCAGCTCGCGTCCTACGTGGGCGTGGTGTTGCTGGCGCTCGGGCTGCACATGTTCGTCGTGTACTCGCTGTCCGTGCGCTTCCTGGGCGGGCGCAATCCCATCCAGTTCTTCCGTGACTGCCGGCTGGCCATCATCACCGCCTTCTCCACGTCCTCCTCCAGCGCCACGCTGCCCACCGCGCTGAAGGTGGCCGAGGAGAACCTGAAGCTGCCGCGCAACGTGTCGCGCTTCGTCCTCACCGCCGGCTCGGCCATGAACCAGAACGGCACCGCGCTCTTCGAGGGCGTGACGGTGCTCTTCCTCGCGCAGGTCTACGGCGTGCCGCTCAGCCTCCAGCAGCAGGCCATCATCATGTTCATCTGTGTGATGGCGGGCATTGGCACGGCCGGTGTGCCGGCGGGCTCCATCCCCGTCATCGCGATGATTCTGGGCATGTTCAAGATTCCGGTGGAGGGCCTGGGCCTCATCCTCGGCGTGGACCGGTTCCTGGACATGTGTCGCACGGTGCTCAATGTCACCGGCGATCTGGCCGCAGCCGTCTACGTGGCGCGCGCGGAACCGGCTGCTCCCTCGGATGCAGAGGGAGCGTCGGAGCCCACTTCGCCCTGA
- a CDS encoding peptidylprolyl isomerase, giving the protein MKVAKDRVVSLEYRLHLGDGQVIDQSAPGKPLAYLHGHRQIVPGLENALEGVESGTSRTVVVPPGQGYGEHDPQGVRTVARAMLPQGMEPKAGMTLMAQTDQGDLPLLIKEVHPDSVVIDMNHPLAGKTLHFDVTVQEVRDASVEERSHGHAHGPDGHHHPA; this is encoded by the coding sequence ATGAAGGTCGCGAAGGACCGAGTCGTCTCGCTGGAGTACCGCCTGCACCTGGGCGACGGGCAGGTCATCGACCAGAGCGCGCCCGGCAAGCCGCTCGCCTACCTGCACGGCCATCGGCAGATTGTCCCGGGGCTGGAGAACGCCCTGGAGGGCGTGGAATCGGGGACGAGCCGCACCGTGGTGGTGCCCCCGGGGCAGGGCTACGGGGAGCATGATCCGCAGGGCGTGCGCACCGTGGCGCGGGCCATGCTGCCTCAGGGCATGGAGCCCAAGGCGGGCATGACGCTGATGGCCCAGACGGACCAGGGTGACCTGCCGCTGCTCATCAAGGAAGTGCACCCGGACTCGGTGGTCATCGACATGAACCACCCGCTGGCGGGCAAGACGCTGCACTTCGACGTCACCGTGCAGGAGGTTCGGGACGCCTCCGTCGAGGAGCGCTCCCATGGTCACGCGCACGGCCCGGACGGCCACCACCACCCGGCTTGA
- a CDS encoding flagellar motor protein MotB, whose amino-acid sequence MSLAFAPTAARAEGGESLNSLPRFDLQRLRMDPSALGSLMVGTGRTLPQGMARVSFNFHYENLPMRFQTRWEPGAGVGLVENKMTLSLTAAYGVFSWLDVGAELPFIISQNGQPTLAYSQPQSSGLATPWLSARVALLRMTHQAPLNLALAMTAGLPVGSEAALGREDHVYQPRLQLGYVGEGFQVGGEASLYLRQKRDLTPVSYENKDIVGNELRLAATVTSREGETTRGEVSALVGLPLQGGRIGAELLVAIRRHTLPGLDLYVMGGPGVGAGLDTPTFRFVAGASFATDKVD is encoded by the coding sequence CTGTCTCTCGCTTTCGCCCCCACCGCCGCGCGAGCGGAAGGCGGCGAAAGTCTGAATTCCCTGCCCCGGTTCGACCTCCAGCGACTGCGGATGGATCCGTCGGCGCTGGGCTCGCTGATGGTGGGGACGGGACGGACGCTGCCGCAGGGCATGGCGCGCGTCTCGTTCAACTTCCACTATGAGAACCTGCCCATGCGCTTCCAGACGCGCTGGGAGCCGGGCGCGGGCGTGGGGTTGGTGGAGAACAAGATGACGCTGTCGCTCACCGCGGCGTACGGCGTCTTCTCGTGGCTGGACGTGGGCGCCGAGCTGCCCTTCATCATCTCCCAGAATGGTCAGCCCACGCTGGCGTACTCGCAGCCGCAGTCGAGTGGGCTCGCCACCCCGTGGCTGAGCGCGCGCGTGGCGCTGCTGCGCATGACGCATCAGGCGCCGCTCAACCTCGCGCTGGCGATGACCGCGGGGCTGCCGGTGGGCAGCGAGGCCGCGCTCGGCCGCGAGGACCACGTGTATCAACCGCGCCTGCAGCTCGGGTACGTGGGCGAGGGCTTCCAGGTGGGCGGCGAGGCCAGCCTCTACTTGCGCCAGAAGCGGGACCTCACGCCGGTCTCCTATGAGAACAAGGACATCGTCGGCAACGAGCTGCGGCTGGCCGCGACCGTGACGTCGCGCGAGGGCGAGACGACGCGCGGCGAGGTGAGCGCGCTGGTGGGCCTGCCCCTGCAGGGTGGCCGCATCGGCGCGGAGCTGCTGGTGGCCATCCGCCGCCACACGCTCCCGGGCCTGGACCTGTACGTCATGGGCGGCCCGGGCGTGGGCGCGGGACTCGACACGCCCACCTTCCGCTTCGTCGCGGGCGCATCCTTCGCGACGGACAAGGTGGACTGA